The Rhodococcus rhodochrous DNA window TCCGGCGGTACTCGCTCGACGAACTGCCGCAGCTGTTCAACGTGGTCAAGGGCGACATGTCGCTCGTCGGCCCGCGCCCACCGCTCGAATGCGAGGTCGCCCGGTACGGAGAGGACGGCGCGGCGCGGCGGCTGTTCGTCAAACCGGGTCTGACGGGGCTGTGGCAGGTCAGCGGACGCAGCAATCTGTCCTGGGACGAGTCGGTACGGGCCGATCTGCGGTACGTCGAGAACTGGACCTTCATGCTCGACCTGTCGATCCTGCGCCGCACCATCCGGGCGGTTCTCAGCGGGGACGGTGCGTATTGAGGGAGACCGCTGTCGAGACAGTAGAAACAGAGTCAGAGACAACGGTGGAGTCCGACCCCTCGCGGATTCTACCCTCCGAGGCCGGCGCCGACGATCAGGCGGGATCGTCGGCGCCGGTGCGTCTACATGGGGTTTTCGTCCCGTATGGAATATGGAGGGGTGCCGTCCGATCGAGAACCCCGACGCTGGCTGTGGCCGGTGGTCCTGCTCAGTGCGCTCGTCGCCGTCGTCTTCGTGGCGGTCGAGTCCGCACTGCACTCACCCCGGCGACCGTCCGTCGAGATCCCCGACGGCGTTCCACCGGCTCCCGGTCTGCCCGTTCCGCCCATCGACGTGAACGGTCCCGGCCGCACAGCCGCGCAGCTCGCCGACTGGGCCGAATCGCAGTCCCGCGAACTGGGCATCCCCACCACGGCCCTCGAGGCATACGGGCACGCGGCGGCCGTCCTGGCCGTCGGCACCCCCGACTGCGGCCTGTCGTGGACGACCCTCGCCGGCATCGGGAACGTGGAGAGCAGCCACGGACGGTTCGGCGGCGCGTCCGTCGGATCCGACGGCAGCGTCTCGCCGCCCATCCGAGGTGTCCCGCTCGACGGCACCCGGGGCAACGCCGAGATCCGCGACACCGACGGTGGCCGCCTCGACGGCGACCCGGTGCTCGACCGGGCGGTCGGGCCGATGCAGTTCATCCCCGAGACCTGGGACCGGTGGGGTGTCGACGCGAACGGCGACGGCATCGCCGACCCCGACAACATCGACGACGCGGCCCTGACCGCGGGCCGCTATCTGTGCGCCCGCGGAGGCGACCTGACCACCGCGGAGGGCTGGACGAACGCCCTGATGGCCTACAACCGGTCCACCGAATACCTGATGCTCGTCCGCGACCGCGCCGCCGCCTACGGGGTGGGAGTGCGGCCGTAGACGGTACCGCGCCGGGCCTCGAGCGCGCCTGTGCCTCACACGCAGGTCGCGACCGTTAGGCTGTCCCCAGCGTGCAGACACCGCAGCGTGACAGTCCATCGAAGGAGAATCAGCCAGTGGCCATCATTGAGCAGGTAGGAGCCCGCGAAATCCTCGACTCCCGTGGCAACCCCACGGTCGAGGTCGAGGTGCTGCTCGAGGACGGAAGTTTCGCCCGCGCTGCAGTGCCGTCGGGCGCCTCCACCGGCGAGCACGAGGCCGTCGAGCTGCGTGACGGCGGCGAGCGTTACCTCGGCAAGGGTGTCGAGAAGGCCGTCGAGGCCGTCCTCGCCGAGATCGGCCCGGCCATCATCGGCCTCGACGCCACCGAGCAGCGCACCGTCGACCAGGCCCTCCTCGACGCCGACGGCACCCCCGACAAGGGCCGCCTCGGCGCGAACGCCCTGCTCGGCGCGTCGCTCGCCGTCGCGAAGGCCGGTGCGGAGTCGTCCGGACTCGAGCTGTTCCGCTACGTCGGCGGCCCGAACGCCCACATCCTTCCCGTTCCGATGATGAACATCCTCAACGGTGGCGCCCACGCCGACACGGGCGTCGACGTCCAGGAGTTCATGGTCGCCCCGATCGGCGCCCCGACCTTCAAGGAATCCCTCCGCTGGGGTGCCGAGGTCTACCACTCCCTCAAGTCCGTGCTCAAGAGCAAGGGCCTGGCCACCGGCCTCGGCGACGAGGGCGGCTTCGCCCCCGACGTCGCGGGCACCAAGGCCGCGCTCGACCTGATCAGCGAGGCCATCGGTAAGACCGGTCTGAAGCTGGGCAGCGATGTCGCGCTCGCGCTGGACGTCGCGGCCACCGAGTTCTACACCGAGGGCACCGGCTACAAGTTCGAGGGTCAGAACCGGACGGCGGCCGAGATGGGCGCCTTCTACGCCGAGCTGCTCGGCCAGTACCCGCTGGTCTCCATCGAGGATCCGCTCAGCGAGGACGACTGGGAGGGCTGGGTCGCGCTCACCGAGGAGATCGGCGACAGGATCCAGCTCGTCGGCGACGACCTGTTCGTCACCAACCCCGAGCGCCTCGAGGACGGCATCGTCAAGGGCGCCGCGAACGCGCTGCTCGTGAAGGTCAACCAGATCGGCACCCTCACCGAGACGCTCGACGCCGTCGATCTCGCGCACCGCAACGGCTACAAGACGATGATGAGCCACCGGTCCGGCGAGACCGAGGACACCACCATCGCCGATCTCGCCGTCGCCGTCGGCAGCGGACAGATCAAGACCGGCGCGCCCGCCCGCTCGGAGCGTGTCGCGAAGTACAACCAGCTGCTGCGCATCGAGGAGTCCCTCGGTGACGTCGCTCGCTATGCCGGCGAGCTCGCCTTCCCGCGGTTCTCCGTCGAGGGCTGATCGCCGGCATGAGTCAGCGCGGTAGATCCCGTCCCGGAGCGAGGCGCACCCGCACCGAGGGTGTGTCGGGCGTCCGGCGTCCGGGCCGGGCCCGGCCCACGGGATCTACCGCCCCGGCCGAACACTCGGCCGAGAACGCGGGTGCGCGGCCGGCCGGCCGCGAGGACCCCGTTCATTCGTCGCCCGGTCGCGGCCGCCCCGGTGGTTCGGGGCGAGCCCGCCCCACCCGGGTCGGCGCGCCCCGCGACTCCCGCCGCCCCCGCACCGAACGCACTGTCCTGGGCCTGTCCACCGGCCGCGCCGTGGTGCTCGCCCTCGTCGTGTGCGGTCTCGCCCTCACCCTCGCGGTGCCGCTGCGCACCTACGTGAGCCAGCGTTCCGAAGCCGAGCAGCTCGCCGCCGAACGCGTGCAGCTCGAACAGGAGATCGCGGCCCTCGAAGAGCAGAAGGCCCGCATGGAGGACCCGGCCTGGGTCCGTGCCCAGGCCCGCGAGCGACTGCGGTTCGTCGTCCCCGGCGATATTCCCTACCAGGTGCAACTCCCGGGCGACGCCCCGCCCGAACGCGAGGAGCGCGAACCCGAGCGGCCGACGACCGGCGCCTGGTACAGCGACCTGTGGTTGTCGGTCTCAGAACCGGCACCCGAACCCGAGCCCGAACCCGTGCCGCAGCAGATGCCTGTGGCACCCCCAGAACCAGGAGATGTCCCCGGGTGACCGATCACGTCACGCAAGAAGACCTCGACGCCGTCGCCGCCCAGCTCGGGCGCGAACCCCGCGGCGTCCTGGCCATCGCCTACCGTTGCCCCGACGGTGCGCCCGGAGTGGTGAAGACCGCGCCCAAGCTGCCCGACGGCACGCCCTTCCCGACGCTGTACTACCTCACCGACCCGCGCCTCACGGCTGAGGCGAGCCGGCAGGAGTCGGCCGGGGTCATGAAGGAGATGACCGAGCGTCTCGGTACCGACGAGGAACTGGCTGCGGGCTACCTGCGCGCCCACGAGTCGTACCTGGCCGAACGCGACGCGATCGAGTCGCTCGGCACCGACTTCACCGGCGGCGGCATGCCCGAGCGCGTCAAGTGCCTGCACGTGCTGATCGCGCATTCGCTCGCGAAGGGACCGGGCGTCAACCCGCTCGGCGACGAATCCGTCGCACTCGCCGCCGACGCCGGTCTGCGTGGCACGGCGATCCCCGCCGACTGGCCCACCTACGCCGAGCTGCGTGGAGAAGAACAGTGAGGGTCGCGGGAATCGACTGCGGCACCAACTCCATCCGTCTTCTGATCGCCGACATCGCGGAGGACGGCACGCTCACCGACGTCACCCGCCTCATGAAGGTCGTGCGGCTCGGGCAGGGCGTCGACGCCACCGGACGTCTCGCTCCCGAGGCGATCGAACGCACGCGGGTCGCGCTGGTGGAGTACGCCGACCTGATCCGCGAGACCGGCGCCACCGCGGTCCGCATGGTCGCCACCTCGGCCACGCGCGACGCGAGCAACCGTGAGGACTTCTTCGCGATGACCCGCGAGGTACTCGGTGCCGTGATCCCCGGAGCCGAGGCAGAGGTCATCACCGGCGACGAGGAGGCGCGTCTGTCCTTCGCCGGTGCTGTCGGCGAACTCGACTCCGCGCGTGGTCCTTTCGTCGTCGTCGATCTCGGTGGCGGATCCACCGAGGTAGTTCTCGGCGACGCCGACGGTGTGCACGCCGCCTACTCCACCGACATCGGCTGCGTCCGGCTGACCGAGCGGTGCCTGCACGACGACCCACCGACCGCCGAGCAGGTCGCTGCGGCACGGGAGGTCGCGGCGGACAAGATCCGCGAAGCGCTCGAGCGGGTGCCGGTCGAGCAGGCCCGCACCTGGGTGGGTGTCGCGGGCACCATGACCACCCTTGCGGCGCTCGCCCTCGAACTCGACGAGTACGACTCCGAGAAGATCCACCTGTCGTCGGTGCCGTTCGACCGTCTGCGCGAGGTGTGCGACGGTCTCGTCGCCGCGACCCGCGAGAAGCGCGCGGCGCTCGGCCCCATGCATCCCGGCCGCGTCGACGTCATCGGTGGTGGCTCGATCATCACCACCGTCCTCGCCGAGGAGCTGGGGAGTCGGGCGGGCATCACCGAGCTGGTCGTCAGCGAGCACGACATCCTCGACGGCATCGCTCTCTCCGTCGCCCGCTAGTTCTCCGATCCGTGTAGGTTCCACCCCGATTTCCGGGGCTCGATCCACACGAATCGGCGAATGTGTGGTTGACTGTGTCTCGGTCGAAGTTTTTGTTCGCGTCTTGTCCACGCTCGCAAATCCTTGTTGCGGGCGGTTGGTTCTCCTTTCGGAAGTCACCGCATGTGATGGCGGCCTCGCTCCACCGAACTCTCGGCGGAGCTCGAGTAACACGACAGAAGGAGACAGACATGGCAGAGGGAATCGTGAAGTGGTTCAACGCCGACAAGGGATTCGGCTTCATCGCCCCCGAGGACGGCAGCGCTGACGTGTTCGCGCACTACTCGGAGATCCAGTCGGGCGGCTACCGCAGCCTCGACGAGAACCAGCGCGTGAGCTTCGAGATCGGCCAGGGAGCCAAGGGCCCCCAGGCCACCGGTATCACCGTGATCTGATTCGATCTCCCGTCCCCGCAGGGGATATGAGACGACATCGGGCCCGCCTCGTCATTCGAGGCGGGCCCGATGCATATCCACAGATCGGTCAGAGTGCTCCGCAATCCGACGACGGCGCAACGCCTGCGAAGCGGCCGTCGAGGAAGTCCAGCGCACCCGGCAGGCCGATCACGGCGGCGGTGATGTGATCCGGGCTCGGCACGAGTTCGGTCCGCACCGGCACCCCGGTGTCGCAGTACCTGCGAAGGGTCGTGGAGATCGCATCGAGGGGGATCAGCACGTCGGTCGGTGAATGCCACTCGTACACCGGGGCATTCGGCACCGTCGGGACCTGCTCGACGCTGTTCTCCATCAGCACCTCCTGCACGGTGGGGCTGTCGAGCAGAGCGAGACCCACCGCGGCGTCGGCGACGTCGGCCATGCTGCGACCCGCACCGGCGAGCAGGATCTCGTTGGTGCACGCGTTGGCGATGCGGTCGCGCAGTTCCCGGCCTGCGCCGTTGAGCTGCTTGCTGACCGGCATTCGGTCCGGGTACTCACGTTCGAGGCCGAGGGCGGCAGCCATCGCCAGACCGAAGGCCGGATGGGCGGATTCGCCGAGCTCCCGGGCCATCTCGCCGATGTCCATCGGGACGCCACCGTAGGCGGAGCCGACGATCGGGATCTCGGGTGCGTAGGTCGGGGCGAGTGCCGCGGCCATCGCCGTCGCCATCCCGCCGCCGGAGTAGCCGGCGATGCCGACCGGGCTGTCGGCGAGCCCGAGCGGGGCGTAGCGCTGCGCGGCCCGGATGCCGTCGAGGGTGATCTGCCCGCCGACCTTCGCGGCACCGTAGGCGCTGTTCGGTCCCAGATGGTCGGGAACGGCCAGCGACCAGCCGCGCTGGATCGCGATGAGCAGGCCGGGGGACTCCCGGATTCCTCGCAGCGGGTTCGGCGCGTACAGGGCGGTGGACGGGGCGCACTCGAGCCCGAGCGCGTTGATGATCGCCTGGTACGAGACGAGCGGACGACCTGGCGCTCCACCCTGAGGGGACAGCACGGTCGTCACGGCGGAGATCGGTTCGCCGGCGGAGTTCGTCGACCGGAACTTCAGCTGGACGGCGTCGGTGCCGGGGAATCCGAGCGGCGGCGGAACGACGCGTGCGTCGAGGACGTCACCGGGCTGCCGTTCGGCGATGTCGTCGGGGGTGCTGTAGAAGGAGTCGTTCACGGACGCGGGGTAGACGATGCCCTCGGCCTGTGCGGAGGGTGCGGCCACCAGACTCGGCGTCGCTGCCAGGGCTACGACGGCCACCGCGGTGGCGAGTCGCCCGATCAGTGGTCGTGCGGTCGTGAAGCGCATCCATGATCCTTCTCTTCGAGCCCAGGTCCACCACCCGGCTGTCCGCTGTGTACTTGTCTCCCCGCAGGATGTCGGCCCGAAATCGAGGTGCGTTACAGCCCGGGCGAGGAGCACACTCGAAGTCGGATCCGAGGAGGTCGAGGAGCAATGAGGATCGAACCTTACACCGCCGAACGGCGAAGCGACATCCTCGATCTCTCGATCCGGGCGTGGCGTCCCGTCTTCGAGCTGTACCGACCCGCCGTCCCGGCCTTCGTCTTCGACTCCTTCTATCCGAACGGCTGGGAGGCGAGGCAGATCGACGACCTCGGCAGGGTCCTCGACGACGAACCCGAGTCGGTCCATCTGGCCGTCGACGGCGACGAGCTGCTCGGCTGGGTATCGGTGCGCGTGCACCCGGAGGACAGCATGGGGGAGATCCACGTGCTCGCCGTCGACCCACGTCATCAGCGCAAAGGCGTCGCGTCGACGCTGATGAACCACGCCGACGACCTCGTCCGCGCCGCCGGGATGACGATGATGATGGTCGAGACGGGCGGTGACCCCGGCCATGCCGGCGCCCGCGCCGTCTACGAGGGTGCCGGATACGAACGCTGGCCCGTCGCACGGTACTTCAAGAATCTCGCGCCCCGGCGCGGCGGTGGACAGTCGTGAACGCTAATGTGATCCCCACGCCCCTATAGCCCAATTGGCAGAGGCAGCGGACTTAAAATCCGCCAAGTGTGGGTTCGAGTCCCACTGGGGGCACAGGTCCGGGCTCGCCCCGGTGCATTCGCTACATCGCTTGCCATCCGCTACTGCAATTCGGAAGTTGTCAACCTGTCTGAGACAGAACAGGTGTGTTGATTCCCGTCGGTTGCGGTAACGCCGGCGCTGCCGGTCGACGACGGAACCGCTGCGGATACTTTTCGTGGATCCGGTCGAGACGCTCCTGCCGACGTCGGTGTTCCTCGGCGGCACTGCCGAGAAACACCGACACCGGCGTATAACGTCCCAG harbors:
- a CDS encoding lytic transglycosylase domain-containing protein, giving the protein MVLLSALVAVVFVAVESALHSPRRPSVEIPDGVPPAPGLPVPPIDVNGPGRTAAQLADWAESQSRELGIPTTALEAYGHAAAVLAVGTPDCGLSWTTLAGIGNVESSHGRFGGASVGSDGSVSPPIRGVPLDGTRGNAEIRDTDGGRLDGDPVLDRAVGPMQFIPETWDRWGVDANGDGIADPDNIDDAALTAGRYLCARGGDLTTAEGWTNALMAYNRSTEYLMLVRDRAAAYGVGVRP
- the eno gene encoding phosphopyruvate hydratase; the encoded protein is MAIIEQVGAREILDSRGNPTVEVEVLLEDGSFARAAVPSGASTGEHEAVELRDGGERYLGKGVEKAVEAVLAEIGPAIIGLDATEQRTVDQALLDADGTPDKGRLGANALLGASLAVAKAGAESSGLELFRYVGGPNAHILPVPMMNILNGGAHADTGVDVQEFMVAPIGAPTFKESLRWGAEVYHSLKSVLKSKGLATGLGDEGGFAPDVAGTKAALDLISEAIGKTGLKLGSDVALALDVAATEFYTEGTGYKFEGQNRTAAEMGAFYAELLGQYPLVSIEDPLSEDDWEGWVALTEEIGDRIQLVGDDLFVTNPERLEDGIVKGAANALLVKVNQIGTLTETLDAVDLAHRNGYKTMMSHRSGETEDTTIADLAVAVGSGQIKTGAPARSERVAKYNQLLRIEESLGDVARYAGELAFPRFSVEG
- a CDS encoding FtsB family cell division protein; the encoded protein is MSQRGRSRPGARRTRTEGVSGVRRPGRARPTGSTAPAEHSAENAGARPAGREDPVHSSPGRGRPGGSGRARPTRVGAPRDSRRPRTERTVLGLSTGRAVVLALVVCGLALTLAVPLRTYVSQRSEAEQLAAERVQLEQEIAALEEQKARMEDPAWVRAQARERLRFVVPGDIPYQVQLPGDAPPEREEREPERPTTGAWYSDLWLSVSEPAPEPEPEPVPQQMPVAPPEPGDVPG
- a CDS encoding DUF501 domain-containing protein, translated to MTDHVTQEDLDAVAAQLGREPRGVLAIAYRCPDGAPGVVKTAPKLPDGTPFPTLYYLTDPRLTAEASRQESAGVMKEMTERLGTDEELAAGYLRAHESYLAERDAIESLGTDFTGGGMPERVKCLHVLIAHSLAKGPGVNPLGDESVALAADAGLRGTAIPADWPTYAELRGEEQ
- a CDS encoding Ppx/GppA phosphatase family protein; translated protein: MRVAGIDCGTNSIRLLIADIAEDGTLTDVTRLMKVVRLGQGVDATGRLAPEAIERTRVALVEYADLIRETGATAVRMVATSATRDASNREDFFAMTREVLGAVIPGAEAEVITGDEEARLSFAGAVGELDSARGPFVVVDLGGGSTEVVLGDADGVHAAYSTDIGCVRLTERCLHDDPPTAEQVAAAREVAADKIREALERVPVEQARTWVGVAGTMTTLAALALELDEYDSEKIHLSSVPFDRLREVCDGLVAATREKRAALGPMHPGRVDVIGGGSIITTVLAEELGSRAGITELVVSEHDILDGIALSVAR
- a CDS encoding cold-shock protein, whose product is MAEGIVKWFNADKGFGFIAPEDGSADVFAHYSEIQSGGYRSLDENQRVSFEIGQGAKGPQATGITVI
- a CDS encoding lipase family protein, producing MRFTTARPLIGRLATAVAVVALAATPSLVAAPSAQAEGIVYPASVNDSFYSTPDDIAERQPGDVLDARVVPPPLGFPGTDAVQLKFRSTNSAGEPISAVTTVLSPQGGAPGRPLVSYQAIINALGLECAPSTALYAPNPLRGIRESPGLLIAIQRGWSLAVPDHLGPNSAYGAAKVGGQITLDGIRAAQRYAPLGLADSPVGIAGYSGGGMATAMAAALAPTYAPEIPIVGSAYGGVPMDIGEMARELGESAHPAFGLAMAAALGLEREYPDRMPVSKQLNGAGRELRDRIANACTNEILLAGAGRSMADVADAAVGLALLDSPTVQEVLMENSVEQVPTVPNAPVYEWHSPTDVLIPLDAISTTLRRYCDTGVPVRTELVPSPDHITAAVIGLPGALDFLDGRFAGVAPSSDCGAL
- a CDS encoding GNAT family N-acetyltransferase — encoded protein: MRIEPYTAERRSDILDLSIRAWRPVFELYRPAVPAFVFDSFYPNGWEARQIDDLGRVLDDEPESVHLAVDGDELLGWVSVRVHPEDSMGEIHVLAVDPRHQRKGVASTLMNHADDLVRAAGMTMMMVETGGDPGHAGARAVYEGAGYERWPVARYFKNLAPRRGGGQS